The following coding sequences are from one Methanosarcina sp. WWM596 window:
- a CDS encoding O-acetylhomoserine aminocarboxypropyltransferase/cysteine synthase family protein, with protein MENKNENQTGEKGLKRRSLVNPGISTLAIHAGSKPDPATGARSVPIYQTAAYVFKDTEEAADLFGLRKEGNIYTRLMNPTTDVFENKIAALEGGIDALATASGMAAITTGLLTFTKPGDEIVSGDKLYGGTYELFNYTFPKLGRTVKFVNSTNPEEFKNAITENTKALYVESIGNPGLDVADLEKLAEIAHAAGIPLVVDNTVSPLILRPIEHGADIVVCSATKFIGGHGTSIGGVIIDSGNFDWSPEKFPEICDPDPGYHGLKYKEAFGKAAFIGKARVQFMRDTGACISPFNSFLFILGLETLPLRMKKHCDNALAVAKFLEGHPKVSWVSYPGLESHRSHELAQKYLTSGSGAIIGFGIKGGISACKTFIESLEIFSHLANIGDTKSLVIHPASTTHEQLSKEEQLACGVTEDFIRLSIGIEDEKDLIFDIKQALSEV; from the coding sequence ATGGAAAACAAAAACGAAAATCAAACTGGAGAAAAAGGGTTGAAAAGAAGAAGCCTGGTAAACCCGGGTATCTCAACCCTCGCGATACATGCCGGTTCAAAACCTGATCCAGCTACAGGAGCAAGGTCAGTTCCGATTTATCAGACAGCAGCGTATGTATTTAAAGACACTGAAGAAGCAGCCGACCTTTTCGGGCTCAGAAAAGAAGGCAATATCTATACACGCCTGATGAACCCTACAACCGATGTCTTTGAAAATAAAATTGCTGCTCTCGAAGGAGGTATAGACGCCCTTGCAACAGCCTCAGGGATGGCTGCAATTACAACGGGTCTTCTAACTTTTACAAAACCCGGAGATGAGATCGTTTCAGGGGACAAGCTCTATGGAGGGACCTACGAGCTTTTCAATTATACGTTCCCCAAACTCGGAAGGACTGTAAAATTCGTAAACTCAACAAACCCTGAGGAATTTAAAAATGCAATCACCGAGAACACAAAAGCCCTGTATGTGGAATCAATAGGAAACCCGGGACTGGACGTCGCTGACCTTGAAAAACTTGCAGAGATTGCTCATGCAGCAGGAATCCCCCTTGTCGTGGACAATACTGTTTCTCCTTTGATCTTGAGGCCAATAGAACACGGAGCAGATATAGTCGTCTGTTCTGCAACAAAATTCATAGGAGGACACGGGACTTCGATAGGTGGGGTAATTATTGACTCCGGAAACTTTGACTGGAGCCCTGAGAAGTTCCCTGAAATCTGCGACCCCGACCCTGGATACCACGGCCTGAAGTATAAGGAAGCTTTCGGAAAGGCAGCTTTTATTGGAAAAGCGAGGGTTCAGTTCATGAGGGATACAGGCGCATGCATTTCCCCTTTTAATTCATTCCTGTTCATATTGGGGCTTGAGACCCTCCCCCTGAGAATGAAAAAACACTGCGACAATGCCCTTGCAGTTGCAAAGTTCCTGGAGGGTCATCCGAAAGTTTCCTGGGTCTCTTATCCTGGCCTTGAGTCTCACAGGAGCCATGAACTTGCACAGAAATACCTCACATCAGGTTCTGGTGCGATAATAGGATTTGGAATTAAAGGTGGAATTAGTGCGTGCAAAACGTTTATTGAAAGCCTTGAGATCTTTTCCCACCTTGCAAATATCGGGGATACAAAAAGCCTTGTAATCCATCCAGCTTCAACCACCCATGAACAGCTTTCAAAAGAAGAACAGCTGGCATGTGGAGTAACTGAAGACTTCATCAGGCTTTCCATAGGAATCGAGGATGAAAAAGACCTGATTTTCGACATCAAACAGGCACTTTCCGAGGTCTGA
- the thiE gene encoding thiamine phosphate synthase, whose product MDQKNSNPKNFNQKNLPRKISLLKEIDFYLVTDSGLSKKGTLSDVREAVEAGCKIVQYREKNKSTKEMVNEASEIKRICGKRAIFLVNDRIDVALAVDADGVHIGQDDMPIETARTLLGADKIIGLTVHTVDEAIEAEINGANYVGLGSIFDTATKKDAGKGIGPARIREVKNAIKIPVTAIGGINKENCKIVVENGADSLVAISAVVCSDDVKKETADFIDIIQKIKNRNV is encoded by the coding sequence ATGGATCAGAAAAACTCCAATCCGAAAAATTTCAATCAAAAAAATCTTCCCCGGAAAATTTCCCTTTTAAAAGAGATTGACTTTTACCTTGTAACAGACTCCGGACTCTCAAAGAAAGGGACTTTATCCGATGTAAGAGAAGCAGTTGAAGCAGGCTGCAAAATTGTTCAGTACCGGGAGAAAAACAAGAGTACAAAAGAAATGGTCAATGAAGCATCTGAAATCAAAAGAATATGCGGCAAAAGAGCAATATTTCTTGTAAACGACCGGATTGACGTTGCTCTGGCAGTTGACGCGGATGGAGTTCACATAGGTCAGGACGACATGCCAATTGAAACTGCAAGAACACTTCTGGGTGCAGATAAGATAATCGGCCTCACTGTTCACACCGTTGATGAAGCAATCGAGGCAGAGATAAATGGTGCAAATTATGTAGGTTTGGGCTCCATATTCGATACTGCTACTAAAAAAGATGCAGGAAAAGGAATTGGTCCTGCCAGAATAAGAGAAGTTAAAAATGCGATAAAAATTCCGGTAACAGCTATTGGCGGAATAAATAAAGAAAACTGCAAAATTGTAGTTGAAAATGGAGCTGACAGCCTTGTTGCAATTTCTGCAGTAGTTTGCAGCGACGATGTAAAAAAGGAAACTGCAGATTTCATAGATATAATTCAAAAAATCAAAAACAGAAATGTATAA
- the tnpA gene encoding IS200/IS605 family transposase produces the protein MYILVNTKYETRNYSKFLLMYHVIFVCKYRKVILEPISEELKQIMIDISKESNFEILEMETDKDHIHFLIKSEPKVSVLSIIRKLKQEYTNRLWKTQKEYLKKYYWGENTLWSDGYFAFTIRNVSKEAAEYYIRNQG, from the coding sequence ATATATATTTTGGTAAATACGAAGTATGAAACACGGAATTATAGCAAATTTTTGTTAATGTATCATGTTATTTTTGTTTGCAAATACCGAAAAGTCATACTTGAACCAATTAGCGAAGAACTCAAACAGATTATGATTGACATTTCAAAAGAGTCTAACTTTGAAATCCTTGAAATGGAAACTGACAAAGACCATATTCATTTCTTGATCAAGAGTGAGCCGAAAGTTAGCGTATTGTCAATTATCAGAAAATTGAAACAAGAATATACTAACAGGTTATGGAAAACTCAAAAAGAATATCTGAAAAAGTATTATTGGGGTGAGAATACGTTATGGAGTGATGGTTATTTTGCGTTTACTATCAGAAATGTTAGTAAAGAGGCGGCAGAATATTACATACGGAATCAGGGTTGA
- a CDS encoding PKD domain-containing protein: protein MKNKAGSISIFILIFILLVAVVSAGTETQLTQDERLTQRTAIYKNYVFWTECAGNDVHAYDLTAGNRINITGNSAGGEINAYGDKVVWTGDSETVYMYDISTGNETLIASGRRGPDIYGNYIVYTNNYYYGQDHQNDGIYLYDLNTHNETRIATVYNFPAIYGNKVVWAQKNNSSAYDIYLYDISTQETGKIATANISTPEPKLDIFGNVVVWTESGNVYMHDIASNNTTQVTSNVSAYQPAIYGNLIVYTIGDPYSGGNKDIYMYEISAARTTRITNSTLAFSPSVYGDKIVYADCRNNPEYCEARDIYLYDLSNTSSNLTANFTANFTANFTANVSVENTALNVSFNDTSLGTPDAWYWDFGDGEVSNEQDTVHTYLYEEA from the coding sequence ATGAAAAATAAAGCTGGATCAATATCTATTTTTATTTTAATTTTTATTTTACTGGTTGCAGTTGTATCGGCTGGAACGGAAACTCAGCTCACACAGGATGAGCGATTAACACAGCGCACAGCAATATATAAGAACTATGTTTTCTGGACAGAGTGTGCCGGAAATGATGTACATGCTTACGATCTGACTGCAGGAAACCGGATAAATATCACAGGGAATTCAGCAGGAGGTGAAATTAATGCATACGGGGATAAGGTGGTATGGACCGGAGATAGTGAAACTGTTTATATGTATGACATTTCCACAGGGAATGAAACTCTGATAGCATCCGGACGACGCGGTCCTGATATTTACGGAAACTACATAGTCTATACCAATAACTACTATTATGGGCAGGACCACCAGAATGACGGGATTTACCTTTACGACCTCAATACTCACAATGAAACCCGAATCGCTACGGTTTACAACTTTCCTGCCATATACGGGAACAAAGTAGTGTGGGCGCAGAAGAATAACAGCAGTGCTTATGATATTTACCTATATGATATATCCACTCAGGAAACAGGAAAAATAGCAACTGCAAATATCTCAACACCTGAGCCCAAACTCGACATCTTCGGAAATGTCGTGGTATGGACAGAATCAGGCAACGTATACATGCATGATATCGCTTCAAACAACACAACTCAGGTCACCAGTAATGTAAGTGCATACCAGCCTGCAATCTACGGGAACCTGATAGTGTATACGATAGGCGACCCTTATAGTGGGGGCAATAAAGACATCTACATGTATGAGATTTCCGCTGCCAGGACGACCCGCATAACTAACAGTACCCTTGCATTCAGCCCGTCTGTTTACGGCGATAAAATCGTCTATGCAGATTGCCGCAATAATCCGGAATATTGTGAAGCAAGAGATATTTATCTTTATGACCTCTCAAATACATCGAGTAATCTCACCGCCAATTTCACCGCCAATTTCACCGCCAATTTCACCGCCAATGTTAGTGTGGAAAACACAGCTTTGAACGTCTCTTTTAATGACACCAGTTTAGGAACCCCGGATGCATGGTACTGGGACTTCGGGGATGGAGAGGTTTCAAACGAGCAGGACACGGTTCATACCTATTTATATGAAGAAGCGTAA
- the thiM gene encoding hydroxyethylthiazole kinase — protein MNEPLKTIRETKPLIHHITNWVTIYDCANMTRAFGALPVMAHAPEECADMTRISSALVLNIGTLTSDIIDSMLLSATAANERNIPVVLDAVGVGATKFRDEMAAKILGSARIDIIKGNYSEIAKLAGENAETKGVEATSINADPEKVAEAFAKSESCVVVMTGKEDIVSDGNRTFIVKNGHELMGSIVGTGCMAASIIGLFAAVNRDYCNAAKDALCYFGVAGELAAVKSNGPGSFKVHLYDEVFNLSDEKIKCMRNVEER, from the coding sequence ATGAACGAGCCACTAAAAACAATAAGGGAAACAAAACCCCTGATTCATCACATTACCAACTGGGTAACTATTTACGACTGTGCAAATATGACGAGAGCTTTTGGCGCGCTTCCTGTAATGGCTCATGCCCCTGAAGAATGTGCCGACATGACAAGGATCTCATCGGCTCTCGTACTCAATATCGGGACCCTGACATCCGATATTATAGATTCCATGCTCCTTTCCGCTACCGCTGCAAACGAAAGGAATATTCCGGTGGTACTTGATGCGGTCGGTGTTGGGGCTACGAAATTCAGGGATGAAATGGCTGCAAAAATCCTTGGTTCGGCCCGTATTGACATCATCAAAGGCAATTACTCCGAAATTGCAAAACTGGCAGGTGAAAACGCTGAAACAAAGGGGGTTGAAGCTACCTCAATCAATGCCGACCCCGAGAAAGTTGCAGAAGCATTCGCAAAATCAGAATCATGTGTAGTGGTAATGACAGGAAAGGAAGACATAGTAAGCGACGGAAACAGGACATTTATTGTGAAGAACGGGCATGAATTGATGGGTTCAATTGTCGGGACCGGCTGCATGGCTGCCTCAATAATAGGTTTATTTGCTGCGGTCAATCGGGATTATTGCAATGCTGCCAAAGATGCCTTATGTTACTTCGGAGTTGCAGGAGAACTTGCAGCTGTAAAATCAAACGGACCCGGAAGTTTTAAGGTTCACCTGTATGATGAAGTGTTCAACCTGTCAGATGAGAAAATAAAATGTATGAGGAATGTCGAAGAAAGATGA
- a CDS encoding ferredoxin-thioredoxin reductase catalytic domain-containing protein produces the protein MKEEKADEEGISEEKVDTAYKRLKQEVEKSGYHLNPDVEFTKDLVRGLLTNEERYGYWACPCRLASGNKEEDLDIICPCYYRDPDLNDYGACYCALYVSDEVIREEREVESIPERRPPREEREAARAEEPARVEMMETMEFSGKLSKPVWRCKVCGYLCAMEEAPGVCPICKAKKERFERFM, from the coding sequence TTGAAAGAAGAGAAAGCTGACGAAGAAGGCATATCTGAAGAAAAAGTGGACACTGCCTATAAGCGGTTGAAACAGGAAGTTGAGAAATCAGGCTACCACCTGAACCCTGATGTCGAGTTCACAAAAGATCTTGTGCGTGGGCTGCTGACCAATGAGGAGCGTTACGGTTACTGGGCCTGCCCTTGCAGACTGGCTTCAGGAAATAAAGAGGAAGACCTTGATATCATCTGTCCCTGCTACTACAGGGACCCTGATCTTAACGATTATGGAGCCTGTTACTGCGCACTCTATGTTTCGGACGAGGTTATTCGAGAAGAAAGAGAAGTTGAGTCTATTCCGGAAAGGCGTCCTCCTCGCGAGGAAAGAGAAGCTGCCAGAGCCGAGGAACCTGCAAGAGTGGAGATGATGGAAACTATGGAATTTTCTGGGAAACTTTCAAAGCCGGTATGGAGATGTAAGGTTTGCGGATATCTCTGTGCCATGGAAGAGGCTCCAGGGGTCTGTCCTATCTGTAAGGCGAAAAAGGAAAGATTTGAACGGTTCATGTAA
- a CDS encoding glutaredoxin family protein yields the protein MNIFNQDTDKGKHVSGIDRGNVVMYGLSTCVWCKKTKKLLIDLGVDFEYVYVDRLEEEDENEAVEKLRLFNPSVSFPTTIINDEKAIVGFKEKQIREALGF from the coding sequence ATGAATATCTTTAACCAGGACACAGATAAAGGAAAGCATGTTTCCGGGATTGATAGGGGTAATGTCGTAATGTATGGGCTGAGCACCTGTGTATGGTGTAAAAAAACAAAGAAACTGCTCATCGATCTTGGAGTGGATTTTGAGTACGTTTATGTGGACAGGCTGGAAGAAGAGGACGAAAACGAAGCCGTTGAGAAGTTAAGACTTTTTAATCCCTCAGTTTCTTTTCCGACAACTATTATAAATGACGAAAAAGCAATTGTGGGTTTTAAGGAAAAACAAATCCGTGAAGCCCTTGGCTTTTGA
- a CDS encoding IS4 family transposase — MSPRPPPTLEDSLREMFPEEWLRQTAKETDLIVRERKIDPVIIFWVLTLGFGVRLQRTLASLKRGYEKESNKTLSDSSWYYRFTPELVEFLHQCVIHGIEELAKEPGRKLCKKLENFQDVLIQDSTIVRLHSSLADKFPAARARTVSAGVKVGVMVSAVANGPKTVALYSEKTAEIKTLKIGPWIKDRILLVDLGFYKTQMFARVEENGGYFVSRIRKNMDPILVSVEEGLSKTKSKEFAEKPVSECIKQLSGKDIDAVVKIAFKRRAYKGKQKRDEMLVRLVAVYNDEDEKHHIYITNIQKDVLNAKDIAKLYGARWDIELLFKELKSKYALEILETKNVQVIEALIWTAMLTLIVSRRIYSFVRNSTAHPEKMAQYTQLRWSTIFAENASDLLTVILNRCGIQRTFETIMSVYESQALDPHVNRERFREEFFL, encoded by the coding sequence ATGTCTCCTCGTCCCCCACCTACTCTTGAAGACTCTCTTCGGGAAATGTTTCCCGAAGAGTGGTTAAGGCAAACTGCCAAAGAAACTGACCTCATAGTACGTGAGCGTAAAATTGACCCTGTCATCATCTTTTGGGTTTTAACTCTTGGTTTTGGTGTACGCTTGCAGCGTACACTTGCCAGTTTGAAAAGAGGATATGAAAAAGAATCAAATAAGACATTAAGCGACAGCAGCTGGTACTATAGATTCACTCCAGAACTTGTTGAGTTTCTTCATCAGTGTGTTATTCACGGCATAGAAGAGCTTGCAAAAGAACCTGGTAGAAAACTTTGCAAAAAACTCGAAAACTTTCAGGATGTTCTCATTCAAGACAGCACAATTGTTCGTCTTCACTCATCTTTAGCAGACAAGTTTCCAGCAGCAAGAGCAAGAACAGTATCAGCTGGGGTAAAAGTGGGAGTTATGGTAAGTGCAGTTGCTAATGGGCCTAAAACAGTTGCTCTGTACTCTGAAAAAACAGCTGAGATCAAAACATTGAAAATCGGCCCATGGATCAAAGACCGTATTCTTCTTGTTGATCTTGGATTTTACAAAACTCAAATGTTTGCAAGAGTTGAGGAAAACGGAGGATATTTTGTCTCAAGAATAAGGAAGAATATGGATCCTATTCTTGTTTCTGTTGAAGAAGGACTTTCTAAGACAAAAAGCAAAGAGTTCGCGGAAAAACCTGTTAGTGAGTGTATTAAACAACTCTCTGGAAAAGATATTGATGCAGTTGTAAAAATAGCATTCAAAAGAAGAGCGTATAAAGGCAAACAAAAGCGGGATGAGATGCTTGTACGTCTTGTTGCGGTATATAATGATGAGGATGAAAAGCATCACATATATATCACAAATATTCAGAAAGATGTTTTGAATGCAAAAGACATTGCAAAATTATATGGAGCAAGATGGGACATAGAACTGCTGTTTAAGGAGTTGAAAAGCAAATACGCTCTTGAAATTCTTGAAACAAAGAATGTGCAGGTAATTGAGGCTTTAATATGGACAGCAATGTTGACACTAATCGTTAGCAGAAGAATTTATTCTTTCGTAAGAAACTCGACAGCTCATCCTGAAAAAATGGCTCAATATACGCAGTTACGTTGGAGCACAATATTTGCAGAGAATGCATCAGATTTGTTGACAGTAATTCTGAATAGATGTGGAATTCAAAGAACTTTTGAAACAATAATGAGTGTATATGAAAGTCAAGCATTGGACCCGCATGTAAACAGAGAAAGGTTCAGAGAAGAATTCTTTTTATGA
- a CDS encoding transcriptional regulator — translation METPCQKIVWDLVPAIRASLAIELVNKGQSQAASAKLLGIAPSAVSQYISGKRGYRIEFQGETKKLIEKLAQDLIDNKVDDFVPRICKICTSARGIESNCSSTCITE, via the coding sequence ATGGAAACTCCGTGTCAGAAGATTGTGTGGGATCTGGTCCCCGCAATAAGGGCCAGTCTTGCAATCGAACTTGTAAATAAAGGACAGTCACAGGCAGCTTCCGCAAAGTTGCTGGGGATTGCACCTTCGGCAGTTTCCCAGTATATATCGGGAAAAAGAGGATACAGAATTGAGTTCCAGGGTGAAACAAAAAAATTGATTGAAAAACTTGCTCAGGACTTAATCGACAATAAAGTCGACGACTTTGTACCAAGGATCTGCAAGATCTGTACAAGTGCCAGAGGAATTGAGAGCAACTGCAGTAGCACCTGTATTACGGAATAA
- a CDS encoding helix-turn-helix domain-containing protein codes for MHLTKKIKINPTEEQVDVLWQLSEQCRCLYNFALAKRKRLMGN; via the coding sequence ATGCATCTGACGAAGAAGATAAAGATCAATCCAACTGAAGAACAAGTAGATGTTCTTTGGCAATTATCTGAACAGTGTAGATGCCTCTATAATTTCGCTTTAGCCAAAAGAAAAAGACTCATGGGAAACTAG
- a CDS encoding MFS transporter, whose product MKTETKKTGSSAEVPEIFRNTDTSDAATEKRIVLTIAILSGFITPFDSSAVNIALPTLGAEFHMNAIALSWVATAYLLSSAVFLVPFGKIADIYGRKKVFLYGIAIFSLASLAMTIVPSTEILIGIRVIQGLGSAMIFGTGVAIVTSVFPQGERGKALGIYITAVYLGLSLGPFLGGLMTQYLGWRSIFFVNVPIGILAVILILWKLKGEWAECRGEKFDLIGSGLYGAAVVAVMYGFSTLPEFKGAALTAVGILGIIVFALYEMRIPSPVLDIRLLTKNRIFALSNLAALINYSATFAVTFLLSLDLQYTKGFTPEHSGLILIAQPVVQAMVSPIAGRLSDRIEPRIVASAGMALTAIGLFFLIFLTETTPISHLVLILLLLGAGFGLFSSPNTNAIMSSVDKRSYGVASGMNGTMRLLGQMLSMGIAMMIFAIVIGPVEITPAYYSQFVLSLHYAFILFTIFCTIGVFASLVRGKSGLEVRTGIPEAGKKQ is encoded by the coding sequence ATGAAAACAGAAACAAAAAAAACCGGATCATCTGCTGAAGTTCCGGAAATATTCCGTAATACTGATACTTCTGACGCCGCCACAGAAAAACGAATTGTACTCACTATTGCGATACTTTCCGGATTTATTACCCCTTTTGACAGTTCGGCAGTAAATATTGCCCTGCCTACACTGGGGGCAGAATTTCATATGAACGCGATTGCTCTCTCCTGGGTTGCAACAGCGTACCTCCTCTCCTCAGCAGTTTTTCTCGTCCCGTTTGGAAAAATCGCAGATATTTACGGAAGGAAAAAAGTTTTCCTCTACGGCATTGCTATCTTCAGCCTTGCGTCCCTGGCAATGACCATAGTCCCTTCGACAGAAATTCTAATTGGAATTCGGGTTATCCAGGGTCTTGGGAGTGCTATGATCTTCGGAACAGGAGTTGCCATCGTTACCTCCGTCTTCCCTCAGGGTGAACGTGGAAAGGCTCTTGGGATCTATATCACTGCAGTTTACCTCGGGCTCTCCCTTGGTCCTTTCCTTGGAGGCTTAATGACGCAATATCTGGGCTGGAGGAGCATTTTCTTCGTAAATGTTCCCATAGGCATCTTAGCGGTTATCCTCATCCTCTGGAAGTTAAAAGGGGAATGGGCCGAGTGCAGGGGGGAGAAGTTCGACCTGATAGGATCCGGTCTCTATGGAGCAGCAGTCGTTGCTGTCATGTACGGGTTTTCAACTCTCCCGGAATTTAAAGGAGCTGCTCTCACAGCCGTGGGAATTCTAGGGATTATTGTCTTTGCTCTGTATGAGATGAGAATACCTTCTCCAGTTCTTGACATCAGGCTCCTGACAAAAAACAGGATTTTTGCCCTTTCAAACCTTGCCGCACTTATCAATTACAGTGCAACTTTTGCAGTGACTTTTCTCTTAAGCCTGGACCTGCAGTATACAAAAGGTTTCACACCCGAGCATTCAGGGCTTATCCTGATAGCGCAGCCAGTTGTCCAGGCCATGGTTTCCCCGATTGCCGGCAGGCTCTCTGACAGGATTGAGCCGCGGATTGTTGCATCGGCGGGGATGGCTCTCACAGCAATCGGGCTCTTCTTCCTAATTTTCCTTACAGAAACGACGCCCATTTCGCACCTGGTTCTCATCCTTCTCTTACTTGGGGCAGGTTTCGGGCTCTTCTCTTCCCCGAACACGAATGCAATTATGAGCTCAGTTGATAAAAGGTCCTACGGTGTTGCATCCGGGATGAATGGGACTATGCGGCTCCTCGGTCAGATGCTTTCGATGGGTATCGCAATGATGATTTTTGCGATTGTTATCGGCCCTGTGGAGATCACACCTGCGTATTACTCCCAGTTCGTTTTAAGCCTGCATTATGCGTTTATTCTGTTTACGATCTTCTGTACCATCGGGGTATTTGCATCTCTGGTTAGAGGAAAATCCGGTTTGGAAGTTCGCACGGGCATACCTGAAGCGGGTAAAAAACAGTAA
- a CDS encoding transposase, with translation MKEKYPQYNIVYSKVLQSVLKKLDANYKSFFSFWKNGAKSARPPKFRSGKYFMTLVYNQSGFKINSEKLSFFHKANEIPLSFEVGNACDLLTIKQIEIYNDDPYKGRGNFFVSITYDENPISPITEYVDNDLYQAIDLGITKIVTAVNTQGKFFEVKTPRSDQYWNTKIDTIKSRKDHCKKGSNRWNRLHKTYRKMEAKKSNQIKDFQHKFSKTMIENTRANKIIVGDLNVKSMAQSKKVTGKRKRSQSRSTRNQGYLSRIIEFLTYKAELTGKRVIRIDEAYTSKECCVCGKRHNIPLWERTMKCDCGNVIDRDRNSAINIMKQFLSQNALWTGYQKFSDNLRQTGLQMDTCITANIQVT, from the coding sequence TTGAAAGAAAAATACCCTCAGTACAATATAGTGTATTCCAAAGTACTGCAATCGGTATTGAAAAAGCTTGATGCTAATTACAAATCATTCTTCTCATTCTGGAAAAATGGTGCTAAATCTGCAAGACCGCCAAAGTTCAGAAGTGGAAAATACTTTATGACGTTGGTTTACAATCAAAGTGGATTCAAAATCAATAGTGAAAAACTTAGTTTCTTTCATAAGGCAAATGAAATCCCATTATCTTTTGAAGTCGGAAACGCCTGTGATTTATTGACAATCAAGCAGATAGAAATCTACAATGATGATCCATACAAGGGTAGAGGAAATTTCTTTGTATCAATAACATATGATGAAAATCCTATAAGTCCTATAACAGAGTATGTTGATAACGATTTGTATCAAGCAATAGATTTAGGAATCACGAAAATAGTAACAGCAGTAAACACTCAAGGAAAATTCTTTGAAGTTAAAACACCACGTTCAGATCAATACTGGAATACTAAAATAGATACAATCAAATCCAGAAAAGATCATTGTAAAAAAGGAAGTAATAGATGGAATCGACTGCACAAAACATATAGAAAGATGGAAGCAAAAAAGTCTAATCAGATCAAAGACTTTCAACATAAGTTCTCTAAAACCATGATTGAAAACACCAGAGCCAATAAAATAATTGTTGGTGATCTTAACGTAAAAAGTATGGCTCAATCAAAGAAAGTAACTGGAAAAAGAAAACGTTCTCAGAGTAGATCAACCCGGAATCAAGGATACCTTTCTCGTATCATCGAATTCTTGACCTACAAAGCAGAGCTTACAGGTAAAAGAGTGATAAGAATTGATGAAGCTTATACATCAAAGGAGTGCTGTGTCTGTGGAAAAAGACACAACATACCTCTTTGGGAAAGAACTATGAAATGTGATTGTGGAAACGTTATTGATAGGGATAGAAATAGTGCTATCAACATCATGAAACAGTTCTTATCACAGAATGCTTTGTGGACAGGCTATCAGAAATTTTCTGATAATCTTCGACAAACAGGATTACAGATGGATACTTGCATCACTGCAAATATCCAGGTGACGTAA